The genome window GTCTTGcagttttttaattataaaatgaattttccactcaaaaaaataataatatattaaatttaattacaattttaatctctttatttttatttattcacaaAACTGGTCATCTTATTTCAAAAATCGACATATTAGGTTCaatcttctaattttttaattaaaaaataataacgtgaaatgttttaaataacgtgacatatgatatgatgatgtaaattaattaatatttataaaatttaaataaaacatcgtaaaaaaaattagattcaactttagaaatttttatatttttaattttattaattacatatgaataattaatacatctagatgattttatattatagaATTATAAGTTATGTcactaaaaatatatcaaattgttgttttttaatttaaaaatatgagaaaaacaTCAAAGCTGtcggattttaaaataaaaaattaattttgtgaattgacaataataaatatatcataactacaattaaaaatatatgatatttaacCTCTTATTAAGTTCACATGTTACATTACATAAAATACTATTTTCACACCAAAAATAAACTCTATACttatcatattttatctttatttaactattttattctatctttgtcaaataaaaaacattgtTTACCCTATTTGCCTTTATCATATTGTGAATAAAAAAGAGACCCTAAGTTCGAAAAACACGTTaacttgtttaattaattgtttttattcattagtGAAATAACGCATTAATTTGCTTAAGAATGGATTATCTTTGTCGTCAtttgttatttgaatatttttgtatttattttattgttgaacATCGGTATTTAATATTAGcgtagtaatttttttttatatgatttttggTATGTATtgtattttgaataattattttttattttaaaaaataaaataaattttatcataattaactcacacaattataatttttctcgaTAATTTAGAGAACAAAACGTCAAATATAACAATACGATATTTACCATTTGAGTTCGAGTTTAAGGACTAAATAAgtctctttttaatttatatgtattgaacttttagaaaacaaaataataaaaagaattaaatgcATTTTAGTTCtcttattttatctaaatttaattttcaatttttttttatttgaatttttgatccctttattttaaaattcatgaaagtttttagataaatatacataaataattttgaagtaGATGACCAAAACGATAATAATTGAATAGGCGTAGATTCTAAAGTCTTTGCAAAAGATGAATATAttgatttgaaatttgaagttatttataaacaatttttagtttttttaatatatttaatattactttattaatttatttaaaaaaaaatgacataaaatgtTTTAGTGATATGACAACTATCTTAATCAAGTTTATTTAGAAAAAGGGAACAAAAACTTAAATTTGGCAAAATTgcatttaagaagaaaaaaaaagcattATAACCAAACAATATCTTATTGCTGTTGACCGTTAAAAAGTATATATCTTATTGTTGTCATAAAAGgctaaattttatttcttgatcATTACATCGTGTGTTCAGTTACATAATACTTATACACATCATGACTTTCACTTTCATCAACCGACCTTAGCTCAGTTGGTAGAGCGGAGGACTGTAGTGGGTTACCTCAGATATCCTTAGGTCGCTGGTTCGAATCCGGCAGGTCggatttctttttttgtttttaaaaatttccaatttttaatttacaaaaacaaaattattatctATATAGAATGTGGACCcctttacttgaatgggttgaCGAATTTGCACACATGCAACGAACTATGAGTTATCATTATCACCCTTTTACGCCAAAATATAATTGTTTGGCCCTTTCATATATACATCTTAATATTGAATATGACTACTCATACAATTTAAGTTTTCAGTGGTCCTTTTTTATATCTACTGGGACCTATAACCAACCAAAAATATTAGAACTCTTTTTGCTTAAACTATAAAAATGCGTTTAGTTCTATGGTACGCATTTAAAAACATCCTATTAGTGGAAATATTGATTGTTTGAATAATCAGTCCTATGTATATTTTTCAGGGGTCAAACAGAACATATCTGAAGaaacaataaattattattgtttttcatAAAACGTTACATGAAAAATTCATACAGTCCATTAAGTCTCGCCATATATATGCTTATGCATATATTTTAATACACATGTTGCTAATcttaaaaagttatataattagATAGTTTCGTACAACCTCTTATATATAGCCAAAGTTCTGagcataaataaattaaagctGCATAAAAGTGGAAAATATTACTAAGAGACAACTTTGTGTCATACAAAAGGACCATTTACACATGTTTTTCCCTATTTGCCTTTCATGTAATGATCCATCAATTTGTAGAGCTTCATTACACAATTGCCATCCagaaataattatgaaaatgcAGTGCCGTTTTAATTCCCATAAAGTGATGAAATTCCCTCTGTAGCTCCTTGTGGACCATTGATTGAAGCAATAGCTCAATCCAAATTTTCTACCATAGTAGAATTGTAAAAATCACGAGTTTGAATTGTTCGACTTTATTAAATGACtcgaatttcatttttttctttaaatttgatttactaaaattacaaaatgagTCTTCtaaatcaaacaattcaaattaattgaTTGCATGACTACAGCGAATCAAAATCTATAATTTAAGAGATACTTGGATCTGTAACGATGCAATCCCTAATTTCATAAGGGACCCAAGCCGTGGCAAACACACAGCTATTTCCTTTCCATGTAAGAACCAACATGTTTTCTTCCCTTTTCATTCCCCATCCACTAGCATGTTCATCAAGCAATTCCTTAACTTCCACAACAGTTTCATCACAAAATGGAACACTAAAGTAACCAACATTTTTCATTCTTTGAGACATTTGCATCCCTGTCTCCAACCTCTCAATTCTTTGATTCCCTTCAAAGCTTATAATGTTCTCAATTTTCTGTCCTATGTCAGATTCAAACTCTGTCCTTTGACAACTATCTTTAGGCAAAAAAGTGTCCAATGCATCAAAGGGTATCCATAAATGGTTAAAACAAGCAGTAATTCTTGATGTTAAACTAGATGCACTAAGATCACAATCCTCATCAACCAAAAGTACAATCCTAGGATTAAGTCCTTTCACTAGATTCATAAAAGCATCTCGAATCgaaatattttgagtctttCTATCATCAGACAGATAACGTAGCCAATTTTGACAATTTATAATCAAAGCTTCATCTTCCCTAAGATTTAACACACTAGGATTCAAGAGACTCAACATTGTTTCAAAATGAAAACTTGTTGATTCAATATTACTCAATTCTTCATTTGTCAATGAAATTGTATCTCCAATAACATTAAATTCAAAAGGGACATCCTTAAATTTTgcaaaattacctaaacgttgaccaacttcatgtattGATATATTAACCAAAGGAGGAACCATTGGTCTAAAAGATGGAACTGTTATTCTAAGTGAAGGAGGGCCTTCTTGTCTTTTTGCCAAAGAATCAATAAAAGTTGGCCATTGCATACAAGGTGTTATgctaaaatctaaaatatgtaCCCTTTTGAATCCCTTGATTGATTTGAAAATTTCATTGTTGGAAGCACAAAAACCAAATCTATGCCAAGGAATTAAATCAACATACCCGGCTAGTTCGGTCGCCGACATCAACCTTCTTTGAATGATGTTGTTGTTAGTACTTCCTTTGAAATTCATTGATGTAGGACAAATTTTTGAAGCTCTAGATATTAATGCTCTTAGGAACCATGATGTGAGTCTTT of Cicer arietinum cultivar CDC Frontier isolate Library 1 unplaced genomic scaffold, Cicar.CDCFrontier_v2.0 Ca_scaffold_5731_v2.0, whole genome shotgun sequence contains these proteins:
- the LOC101508551 gene encoding scarecrow-like protein 32, with amino-acid sequence MHVHMKAELNGTSISFQNPTTIFNAHQTTPLPQPEALKGCLGSLDGACIEKLLLHCASALESNDTTLAQQVMWVLNNVASPLGDTNQRLTSWFLRALISRASKICPTSMNFKGSTNNNIIQRRLMSATELAGYVDLIPWHRFGFCASNNEIFKSIKGFKRVHILDFSITPCMQWPTFIDSLAKRQEGPPSLRITVPSFRPMVPPLVNISIHEVGQRLGNFAKFKDVPFEFNVIGDTISLTNEELSNIESTSFHFETMLSLLNPSVLNLREDEALIINCQNWLRYLSDDRKTQNISIRDAFMNLVKGLNPRIVLLVDEDCDLSASSLTSRITACFNHLWIPFDALDTFLPKDSCQRTEFESDIGQKIENIISFEGNQRIERLETGMQMSQRMKNVGYFSVPFCDETVVEVKELLDEHASGWGMKREENMLVLTWKGNSCVFATAWVPYEIRDCIVTDPSIS